A stretch of the Bos indicus isolate NIAB-ARS_2022 breed Sahiwal x Tharparkar chromosome 13, NIAB-ARS_B.indTharparkar_mat_pri_1.0, whole genome shotgun sequence genome encodes the following:
- the GFRA4 gene encoding GDNF family receptor alpha-4, whose amino-acid sequence MASCLVPALLLLLLLGQWEESQGPFFGLVRGGAWGGWVSAFGGGHPGPASTLRIHRRRVAGMPRGRRCPSPQRVRVGHANNRSLPASPTGSRSSVAPNPCVDAADACTADERCHRLRTAYVAQCLGRAAPGGCPRARCRRALRHFFARGPPALTHALLFCPCGGPACAERRRQTFVPSCAFSGPGRAPPSCLGPLDACEHSRICRPRLLAFQVSCATTASNPDGCLRDQAPSCLRAYAGLVGTAITPNYVDNASARVEPWCDCRASGNRREECEVFRGLFTRNRCLDSAIQTFDGGWPPILRNQLDSHQDPEQSLLQVSTADAPLEESSLLSMLLVLALQSLF is encoded by the exons GACAATGGGAAGAATCTCAAGGACCCTTCTTTGGATTGGTGAGGGGTGGCGCCTGGGGAGGATGGGTCTCAGCTTTTGGGGGAGGCCACCCGGGCCCAGCCTCGACGCTCCGCATCCACCGCAGACGTGTGGCAGGAATGCCCAGAGGCCGTCGCTGCCCATCCCCGCAACG TGTGCGTGTAGGGCACGCCAACAACCGCAGCCTACCCGCCTCTCCAACAGGATCGCGGAGCTCTGTAGCACCGAATCCATGCGTGGACGCGGCCGACGCGTGCACCGCCGACGAGCGGTGCCATCGGCTGCGCACGGCGTACGTGGCGCAGTGCTTGGGTCGTGCCGCGCCGGGGGGCTGCCCCCGCGCCCGCTGCCGCCGCGCCCTGCGCCACTTCTTCGCCCGCGGGCCGCCCGCGCTTACCCACGCACTGCTCTTCTGCCCTTGCGGCGGCCCCGCGTGCGCAGAGCGCCGGCGCCAGACCTTCGTGCCCTCCTGCGCTTTCTCAGGGCCTGGCCGGGCGCCACCTTCCTGCCTCGGGCCCTTAGATGCCTGCGAGCACAGCCGGATCTGCAG GCCCCGCCTCCTGGCCTTCCAGGTCTCCTGCGCGACCACAGCCAGCAACCCTGACGGCTGCCTCCGAGACCAGGCCCCCAGCTGCCTGCGCGCCTACGCCGGCCTCGTGG GCACAGCCATCACGCCCAACTACGTGGACAACGCAAGCGCGCGCGTGGAGCCCTGGTGCGACTGCAGAGCCAGCGGAAATCGGCGTGAGGAGTGCGAAGTCTTCCGGGGGCTCTTTACGAGGAACCGCTGCTTGG ACAGTGCCATACAGACCTTTGACGGTGGGTGGCCCCCAATCCTACGTAACCAACTGGACTCCCACCAGGACCCTGAGCAGAGTCTCCTGCAG GTGTCTACTGCAGATGCGCCCCTGGAGGAGAGCTCCCTGCTCTCCATGCTTCTTGTTCTGGCTCTCCAGTCCCTGTTCTGA